In Amia ocellicauda isolate fAmiCal2 chromosome 7, fAmiCal2.hap1, whole genome shotgun sequence, one genomic interval encodes:
- the nmd3 gene encoding 60S ribosomal export protein NMD3, protein MEYMKTPAGNSQGNILCCECGIPIAPNPANMCVACLRTQVDITEGIPKQVSVHFCKQCERYLQPPGTWIQCALESRELLALCLKKLKGSMNRVRLIDAGFLWTEPHSKRIKLKLTIQKEVMNGAILQQVFVVEFVTQSQMCDDCHRVEAKDFWKAVVQVRQKTVHKKTFFYLEQLILKHKLHQNSLRIKEIHDGIDFYYGTKQHAQKMMDFLQCTVPCRSKASQRLISHDIHSNTFNYKSTFSVEIVPVCKDNIVCLSPRLAQALGNMGQICVCIRVTSTIHLIDPNTLQIAEVDGSTYWRYPFSSLCSPRQLEEFIVMDIEIIRDRKQGAGAGMRSNKHTLAEVWVQKTSEMNTNQQYHCWTYLGHLLNHGDLVLGFDLANANVNDEFVNKMNPHHVPDVVLIKKSYDRNRRQKRRNWKLKEMDKDREGMDTDDERQYQDFLEDLEEDEALRKNINIFRDASKIPVESDTDDDGAPRISLMEMLEDLKISEDATGAEGTDMMTE, encoded by the exons ATGGAGTATATGAAAACACCCGCAGGCAACAGCCAGGGAAACAT CCTGTGTTGTGAATGTGGGATCCCAATCGCTCCCAATCCAGCGAACATGTGTGTTGCTTGTTTGAGGACCCAGGTTGACATCACTGAAGGGATCCCTAAGCAAGTCTCAGTTCATTTTTGCAAGCAGTGTGAAAG GTACTTGCAACCTCCAGGAACATGGATACAGTGTGCTTTGGAGTCCAGAGAACTTCTTGCCTTGTGTCTCAAAAAGCTGAAGGGCTCAATGAATAGG gtgCGCTTGATTGATGCAGGATTCCTTTGGACTGAGCCGCATTCAAAGAGAATTAAGTTGAAGCTAACGATTCAAAAAGAG GTCATGAATGGAGCCATTCTTCAGCAGGTGTTTGTTGTGGAGTTTGTCACTCAGTCACAAATGTGTGATGACTGTCATCGCGTTGAAGCTAAAGATTTCTGGAAGGCAGTGGTGCAAGTCAGACAGAAG actGTTCATAAGAAGACATTCTTCTACCTGGAGCAGCTGATTCTGAAACACAAATTGCATCAGAATTCACTTCGCATTAAGGAAATCCATG ATGGAATTGATTTCTACTATGGTACAAAGCAACATGCCCAAAAAATGATGGATTTCCTGCAGTGCACAGTCCCATGCAG gtCTAAAGCATCCCAACGATTGATATCCCATGATATTCATTCTAACACGTTTAACTACAAAAGTACCTTCTCTGTGGAAATTGTACCAGTCTGTAAG GATAACATCGTGTGTCTGTCACCTCGTCTGGCCCAGGCGCTTGGAAACATGGGCCAAATCTGTGTGTGCATCAGGGTGACCAGCACCATTCACCTCATCGACCCCAACACACTGCAAA TTGCCGAGGTTGATGGAAGCACCTATTGGCGATACCCGTTCAGCAGTCTGTGCAGTCCGCGGCAGCTGGAGGAGTTTATTGTGATGGATATAGAAATCATCAGAGATCGCAAGCagggagctggagctggcatgAGATCTAACAAA CACACTCTGGCAGAAGTGTGGGTGCAGAAGACCTCTGAGatgaacacaaaccagcagtaCCACTGCTGGACCTATCTGGGACACTTGCTCAACCATGGAGACCTTGTTCTGGG GTTTGATCTTGCAAATGCCAACGTTAATGACGAATTTGTCAACAAGATGAACCCTCATCATGTACCTGATGTG GTGCTAATTAAGAAGAGCTATGACAGAAACAGGCGTCAAAAGCGGAGAAACTGGAAGCTGAAAGAAATGGATAAGGATCGTGAGGGCATGGACACCGATGATGAGAG ACAATACCAGGACTTTCTGGAAGACCTTGAAGAAGATGAAGCTCTTAGAAAGAACATCAACATTTTCCGAG atGCGTCTAAAATCCCAGTGGAAAGTGACACGGATGATGACGGCGCTCCGAGGATCTCACTGATGGAGATGCTGGAGGACCTGAAGATCTCTGAAGACGCTACTGGTGCAGAGGGCACGGACATGATGACAGAATAA